The following proteins are co-located in the Planococcus plakortidis genome:
- the hmpA gene encoding NO-inducible flavohemoprotein, with amino-acid sequence MLSEQTRTIVKSTAPVLAEHGKTITTVFYSNMFEAHPELLNIFNQANQKQGRQQTALANTVYAAAVHIDNLEAILPAVEQIAHKHVSLGVKAEHYPIVGEYLLKAIKEVLGDAATDDIINAWAEAYGVIADVFISIENGMYEKAETQENGWSFFKDFTIARKVKESENITSFYLKPADGKNVPSYEAGQYITVRLAIPGEEFLFNRQYSLSQASRPDEFRISVKRESDNDPNGMVSVYLHENMNEGDTIEVSAPAGEFVLDTKRETPVAFVSGGVGITPMMSMFETVATQTPERPVSFLHAARNETLHAFDKDVQKYVATMDNAKYKTLYSDEPQGYITREILEDMVDASGEVYVCGPVPFMEKMISELRALGMSDEQIHYEFFGPAVALQSV; translated from the coding sequence ATGTTATCCGAACAAACAAGAACAATCGTCAAATCCACCGCCCCTGTATTAGCTGAACACGGTAAAACCATCACGACCGTTTTTTACAGCAATATGTTCGAAGCCCATCCAGAACTCTTAAATATCTTCAACCAAGCCAACCAAAAACAAGGGCGCCAGCAAACAGCGCTTGCCAATACAGTATATGCGGCTGCTGTCCATATCGATAATTTGGAAGCGATCCTTCCAGCCGTCGAACAGATCGCCCACAAACACGTGAGCCTCGGCGTCAAAGCGGAACATTATCCAATCGTCGGTGAATATCTTTTGAAGGCGATCAAAGAAGTACTCGGCGATGCAGCGACAGACGACATCATCAACGCTTGGGCAGAAGCTTATGGCGTCATCGCCGATGTTTTCATCAGCATCGAAAATGGCATGTACGAAAAAGCGGAAACCCAGGAAAATGGCTGGAGCTTCTTCAAAGACTTCACCATCGCACGCAAAGTCAAAGAAAGCGAGAATATCACTTCCTTCTATCTTAAACCTGCGGATGGCAAAAACGTGCCGAGCTATGAAGCTGGCCAATACATCACGGTCCGCCTGGCGATCCCGGGAGAAGAGTTCCTGTTCAATCGCCAATACAGCTTGTCACAAGCATCACGTCCGGATGAGTTCCGCATTTCCGTCAAACGCGAATCCGATAACGACCCGAACGGAATGGTTTCCGTCTACTTGCACGAAAACATGAACGAAGGCGACACCATTGAAGTAAGTGCGCCTGCCGGCGAATTCGTGCTCGATACAAAACGCGAAACGCCAGTGGCATTCGTCAGCGGCGGCGTAGGTATCACGCCGATGATGAGCATGTTCGAAACCGTTGCAACGCAAACACCGGAACGCCCGGTTTCATTCCTTCATGCAGCACGTAATGAAACTTTGCATGCATTCGACAAAGACGTCCAAAAATACGTCGCCACAATGGACAATGCAAAATACAAAACTTTGTATTCCGATGAACCGCAAGGCTATATCACTCGTGAAATCCTGGAAGATATGGTCGATGCAAGCGGCGAAGTATACGTTTGCGGACCGGTTCCATTCATGGAGAAAATGATCAGCGAATTGCGTGCACTCGGCATGTCCGATGAACAGATCCACTATGAATTCTTCGGCCCTGCTGTAGCCCTGCAATCCGTCTAA
- a CDS encoding RrF2 family transcriptional regulator, with product MRLTMYTDYSLRVLIYLGTKEDGKLTTIQEISDAYHISKNHLMKVTFELGKAGFIETVRGRGGGIRLADRPENINVGTVVRRMEEDFHLVECFSSETNTCPISPICGLRGVLGKALHAYLAVLDEYNLQDLLFNKDALRELLRT from the coding sequence ATGAGGTTAACGATGTATACGGATTATTCATTGCGTGTACTCATTTATTTAGGAACGAAAGAAGACGGCAAGTTGACCACCATACAGGAAATTTCCGACGCTTATCATATATCCAAGAACCATCTGATGAAAGTGACCTTTGAACTCGGCAAAGCGGGATTCATTGAAACGGTCAGGGGCAGGGGAGGCGGCATTCGCTTGGCGGACCGCCCTGAGAATATCAATGTCGGGACGGTCGTCCGTCGAATGGAAGAAGACTTCCACTTGGTGGAGTGTTTCAGTTCGGAGACCAATACATGCCCGATTTCCCCTATTTGCGGGTTGAGGGGAGTGCTCGGCAAAGCATTGCATGCCTATTTGGCAGTATTGGATGAATACAATCTGCAAGATCTTCTAT